In a genomic window of uncultured Sphaerochaeta sp.:
- a CDS encoding peptidoglycan bridge formation glycyltransferase FemA/FemB family protein: protein MYLNVQEKDPAFLFETPLLHQSFFWSQVKQTQGYETKAFDMKTRISDLKRETGSAFLLDDLLVQLIPVNRHQTIGYVPYGPVLSPLEDRMGIFLEELSMNLRERLPDHCILLRYDLPWKNVWEEDDLSLELQNLRLNWGTSTKALRRSVSNQLPSDTMLIDLTPTEEEILARMHPKTRYNIRLALRKGVQVRQVGHDHLLTFYELYKETCERNHIQLHKLSFFEALYGPEDESASATLLMAFLDQTPLSAMFLSRSAHRATYLYGASSSSLRNSMSTYALQWSAIQLAKSWNCSEYDLFGVSPTSSKDHPMSGLHSFKKGFGGNLLHRMGCWDYAFKQEEADLLFAHEMVEEGYHLR, encoded by the coding sequence ATGTATTTGAATGTGCAGGAGAAGGATCCTGCCTTTCTCTTTGAGACACCCTTGCTCCACCAGAGTTTCTTCTGGTCACAGGTTAAGCAAACCCAGGGGTATGAGACCAAGGCATTTGACATGAAGACCAGGATCAGCGACCTGAAGCGGGAGACTGGATCAGCATTCCTGCTTGATGATTTGTTGGTTCAGCTGATTCCTGTCAATCGTCACCAGACCATCGGCTATGTACCCTATGGTCCCGTCCTCAGTCCGCTGGAGGACCGAATGGGGATCTTCCTTGAAGAGCTGTCCATGAACCTTCGCGAACGGCTTCCCGACCACTGCATCCTGCTTCGTTACGATCTGCCGTGGAAGAATGTCTGGGAGGAGGATGACCTGAGTCTCGAACTGCAGAACCTGCGACTCAATTGGGGGACCAGCACCAAGGCGCTCAGGCGTTCTGTTTCCAATCAGCTGCCCAGCGACACCATGCTCATCGACCTCACTCCCACCGAAGAAGAGATTCTTGCACGCATGCATCCCAAGACGCGCTACAATATCCGGCTTGCCCTCCGCAAGGGGGTGCAGGTGCGCCAAGTCGGCCATGACCATCTTCTGACCTTTTACGAACTGTACAAGGAGACGTGTGAGCGCAACCATATCCAGTTGCACAAGCTCTCCTTCTTTGAGGCGCTGTACGGGCCGGAGGATGAGAGTGCCTCTGCAACCCTGCTGATGGCCTTTCTGGACCAGACTCCTCTCAGTGCAATGTTTCTCAGCCGCAGTGCCCACCGTGCCACCTATCTCTATGGGGCTTCGTCCTCCTCACTGCGCAACAGCATGAGCACCTATGCCCTGCAATGGAGTGCCATCCAGCTGGCAAAGAGCTGGAATTGCAGCGAGTATGACTTGTTCGGGGTCTCCCCCACATCGTCGAAGGACCATCCGATGAGCGGGCTCCACTCCTTCAAGAAAGGTTTTGGCGGCAATCTGCTCCACCGCATGGGATGCTGGGACTATGCCTTCAAACAGGAAGAGGCCGACCTGCTCTTTGCCCATGAGATGGTGGAAGAAGGGTATCACCTGCGCTGA
- a CDS encoding XdhC/CoxI family protein, translated as MNQKAYYQTLLETLKRTDVLRRTTLSAPDAGKEAIFASGQLLAATDASALPFSDGQVLEETLGCEVQLVIFGGGHIGLELYHMGVRLGHSITIIDDRQEYCNTERFPEAHCICAAYEEVLAAEHPWIRPYFIITTRGHAYDELCLRGTLALPHSYIGMIGSRAKIAKTFSNLTRDGFSQEQLSGVHAPIGLDINAVTASEIALAILGQIIAHYRLSKSSVRLDQQILLRQATGESHILARIVAKRGSAPCEIGFQLVRFADGSLAGTVGGGVIEAQVIRALHHMAGNTQLEDHIQKFSLNAEKAGALGMICGGEVEVLFQRR; from the coding sequence ATGAACCAAAAAGCGTATTATCAGACACTGCTTGAAACACTGAAGCGCACAGATGTACTGCGTCGCACCACACTCAGTGCTCCCGATGCAGGAAAGGAAGCCATCTTTGCAAGCGGGCAATTGCTTGCGGCCACCGATGCATCTGCCCTTCCCTTTTCCGACGGGCAGGTGCTGGAAGAGACCTTGGGTTGCGAAGTGCAGCTGGTCATCTTCGGTGGGGGGCACATTGGCCTTGAGTTGTATCATATGGGAGTCAGGCTGGGACACTCGATCACCATCATCGATGACAGGCAGGAGTACTGCAACACGGAACGCTTTCCCGAGGCTCACTGCATATGCGCCGCGTATGAAGAGGTGCTCGCTGCCGAACACCCCTGGATACGCCCCTACTTCATCATCACCACCCGTGGCCACGCCTACGATGAGCTCTGCCTGCGCGGTACCCTTGCCCTCCCCCACTCCTACATCGGCATGATCGGCAGCAGAGCCAAGATAGCGAAGACCTTTTCCAATCTCACCCGGGATGGATTCTCCCAAGAGCAGCTGTCTGGTGTACACGCCCCGATAGGCTTGGACATCAATGCGGTCACCGCAAGCGAAATAGCCCTTGCAATCCTCGGCCAGATTATAGCGCATTACCGCCTCAGCAAGAGCAGTGTCCGCCTGGACCAACAGATCCTGCTTCGCCAGGCAACAGGAGAAAGCCATATCCTTGCCAGAATAGTGGCAAAGAGAGGCTCGGCTCCGTGCGAGATCGGTTTCCAGCTGGTCCGCTTCGCTGATGGCTCGCTTGCAGGAACCGTGGGCGGCGGAGTCATTGAGGCACAAGTCATACGTGCACTCCACCACATGGCGGGAAACACCCAGCTGGAGGACCACATCCAGAAGTTCTCACTCAATGCCGAGAAAGCCGGGGCGCTCGGCATGATCTGCGGAGGAGAGGTTGAGGTGCTGTTTCAGCGCAGGTGA
- a CDS encoding aminotransferase class V-fold PLP-dependent enzyme: MQQRIYLDNAATSYPKAPGVAQAMATYLLGNGANLGRGSYESGYAVMEQVQGVRKQLADLFGASDARLVTFSLNVTHALNVFITGMLDPGDHVLISGMEHNAVVRALVVHGIAYTAIPCNEIGRVRAELLPSLVTKKTKALIITSASNVTGTIQNVAELGRLAHQYGLLVCVDTAQGSPTVECKLEKECIDAIAFTGHKGLLGPTGTGGLVLSELVAERIRPMIGGGTGSFSDQLTMSPTFPDRLEAGTQNIVGILGLGKALEFDQGEQAKRMTDRLLQYLLQEKRVRVIGSNHIEDRTATISIDVPNADNAHIAFALSQEWGIETRVGLHCAPLAHSTMHTLHTGTVRFSPGYATTEDEIDETINALQTVLSRT, encoded by the coding sequence ATGCAACAACGCATCTATCTTGATAATGCCGCCACCTCCTATCCCAAAGCCCCGGGAGTTGCCCAGGCGATGGCAACCTATCTTTTGGGCAACGGGGCCAACCTGGGAAGAGGAAGCTATGAAAGCGGCTATGCGGTTATGGAGCAGGTGCAGGGTGTCAGAAAGCAGCTTGCAGATCTCTTCGGAGCCAGTGATGCCCGCCTGGTGACATTCAGCCTGAACGTCACGCACGCACTGAACGTATTCATCACCGGCATGCTCGATCCCGGCGACCACGTACTGATCAGCGGGATGGAGCACAATGCCGTGGTGCGGGCCCTCGTAGTGCATGGCATCGCCTACACAGCCATTCCCTGTAATGAGATCGGAAGGGTGCGCGCCGAGCTGTTGCCCTCCCTTGTCACCAAAAAGACGAAAGCCCTCATCATTACCAGCGCGTCGAATGTCACCGGCACCATTCAGAACGTAGCCGAGCTGGGCAGACTTGCCCACCAGTACGGACTTCTGGTCTGTGTTGATACCGCCCAGGGATCCCCCACCGTGGAGTGCAAGCTGGAAAAGGAGTGCATCGACGCCATTGCCTTCACCGGCCACAAGGGCCTGCTCGGACCTACCGGTACGGGAGGTCTGGTGCTCAGTGAGCTGGTGGCAGAGCGCATCAGGCCCATGATCGGAGGAGGAACCGGCAGCTTCAGCGACCAACTGACGATGAGCCCTACCTTTCCCGATCGTCTGGAGGCAGGAACCCAGAATATCGTCGGCATCCTGGGCCTTGGCAAAGCCCTGGAATTTGACCAAGGAGAGCAGGCCAAGAGAATGACCGACCGGTTGCTGCAGTACCTTCTGCAGGAGAAGCGTGTGCGTGTCATCGGCTCCAACCACATCGAGGATCGTACCGCCACCATCAGCATCGACGTGCCGAATGCCGACAATGCACACATTGCCTTTGCACTCAGCCAGGAGTGGGGCATCGAGACACGGGTGGGGTTGCACTGTGCCCCGCTTGCCCATAGCACGATGCACACCCTGCACACAGGAACCGTCAGATTCTCACCCGGGTATGCAACAACCGAGGATGAGATTGATGAGACCATCAACGCACTGCAGACAGTGCTTTCCCGTACATAA
- the yqeB gene encoding selenium-dependent molybdenum cofactor biosynthesis protein YqeB, which translates to MEYTVIEAASRLSREQKPFIYTVILKTEGSASRNNGSMVVETDGTFHGTIGGGELEAYALSQALGMLASGQKQRHLSFSIDQGGVQAAGTVYLYLLSCTLEEERTAFIRLRQWEEAELDHVLGLQLQPQSAILGLCEGGATIGDVHPRFLETAKKVLEEKKPVFLDTPAWTCHLSLPVNHHSLLLVGGGHVNQAIAQLAHFAGLPVQVVETREAFATKELFPHARTIVVQPTLKEAFSQVSTNCHTACIIASHAFDQEAAHDLLARTIAYLGVLGSRHKAKILHEKLNLPPETRETLFCPIGLDLGSETPQEIAISVLSEVMKVFNKRSGNSLRNQASRLVVVRGGGDLATGVIIRLHRAGYRVIVLEIDKPSVIRRTVSFAEAMFSGEITVEGVTAKRVESVKQAFSALEDGFVPILCDPSGATLGEINPICIVDAIIAKRNLGTRITDAPLVIALGPGFDAGVDCDAVIETKRGHSLGRIIRKGSALPNSGIPGIIEGFGEERVLHSTTSGVFFSTCAIGDLVTKGQVIAKVGEEDVIATIDGKLRGLLHNGLSVPPKFKIADIDPRSELADHTTISEKAMAIAGSVLEVLDGFLHNC; encoded by the coding sequence ATGGAATATACCGTCATCGAAGCCGCTTCCCGTCTGAGTCGGGAACAAAAACCGTTCATCTATACGGTCATCCTGAAGACCGAAGGATCTGCCAGCCGCAACAATGGCAGTATGGTCGTCGAGACCGATGGGACCTTCCACGGTACCATCGGTGGAGGGGAACTGGAAGCCTACGCGCTCAGTCAGGCACTCGGCATGCTTGCAAGCGGGCAGAAACAGCGTCATCTCTCCTTCTCCATAGACCAGGGAGGAGTGCAAGCGGCAGGGACCGTCTACCTCTACCTGCTTTCCTGCACCCTTGAGGAGGAACGGACCGCCTTCATCCGATTGCGCCAGTGGGAGGAGGCCGAACTCGACCATGTGCTTGGTCTGCAGTTGCAGCCGCAAAGTGCAATCCTTGGGCTGTGTGAGGGAGGCGCTACCATTGGGGACGTGCATCCACGCTTCCTCGAAACGGCAAAAAAGGTTCTGGAAGAGAAGAAGCCCGTGTTCCTGGACACCCCGGCCTGGACCTGCCATCTGAGCCTTCCGGTCAATCATCACTCCCTGCTCCTGGTCGGAGGTGGCCATGTGAACCAGGCCATCGCGCAGCTTGCCCATTTTGCAGGACTTCCTGTGCAGGTGGTGGAGACCCGTGAGGCCTTTGCCACGAAGGAACTCTTCCCCCATGCCCGGACCATCGTGGTGCAACCCACACTCAAGGAGGCGTTCAGCCAGGTCAGTACCAACTGCCATACCGCCTGCATCATTGCCAGTCACGCGTTCGACCAGGAAGCCGCCCATGACCTGCTTGCCCGCACTATTGCCTATCTGGGTGTCCTTGGTTCGCGGCACAAGGCGAAAATACTCCATGAGAAGCTCAACCTCCCCCCAGAAACCCGGGAGACGCTGTTCTGCCCTATCGGGCTGGATCTTGGCAGCGAGACGCCCCAGGAGATAGCCATCTCGGTACTCAGTGAGGTGATGAAGGTCTTCAACAAGCGCAGCGGCAACTCGCTTCGCAACCAGGCCTCCCGTCTGGTAGTGGTGCGCGGGGGCGGAGATCTGGCTACCGGTGTCATCATCAGACTCCATCGGGCCGGCTATCGGGTCATCGTGCTGGAAATCGACAAACCCTCGGTGATCAGAAGGACCGTCAGCTTTGCCGAGGCAATGTTCAGCGGCGAAATTACGGTGGAAGGGGTGACTGCAAAACGAGTTGAGTCGGTCAAACAGGCTTTTTCCGCCTTGGAAGATGGGTTTGTCCCCATCCTCTGCGACCCTTCGGGGGCTACGCTTGGAGAGATCAACCCCATCTGCATCGTCGATGCCATCATTGCAAAACGAAATCTGGGCACCAGGATTACCGATGCCCCCCTCGTCATCGCCCTCGGGCCTGGGTTTGATGCGGGAGTGGATTGTGACGCTGTCATTGAGACCAAACGGGGGCATAGCCTGGGCAGGATCATCCGCAAGGGTTCCGCCCTCCCCAATTCGGGCATTCCCGGAATCATCGAGGGGTTTGGCGAGGAACGGGTGCTCCACAGCACCACCAGCGGCGTCTTCTTCTCCACCTGTGCCATCGGCGATCTGGTGACCAAGGGGCAGGTCATCGCCAAGGTTGGTGAGGAAGATGTCATTGCCACCATTGACGGAAAACTGCGGGGCTTGCTGCACAACGGGCTTTCGGTTCCCCCGAAGTTCAAGATTGCCGATATTGATCCCCGCTCTGAGCTGGCCGACCATACGACCATCAGCGAGAAAGCGATGGCCATTGCCGGCTCTGTTCTGGAAGTGTTGGACGGGTTTCTGCACAACTGCTGA
- the yqeC gene encoding selenium cofactor biosynthesis protein YqeC: MQALLSQLTSLFRLHETCICITGSGGKTTALIALADVYAREGKKVLVSTTTKLQLPGERAYGCDHYFFTDEEVLSHTPQQGERVFFALKGEYKALAPDLQTLGQLLCRYDAVLLEADGARRCNLKLHTERDPVIPSFATATLAVASLAAWGKPLDEECFGCEAQKNQLVAYDTYAYLLAHSQGICKGMQGTAVVLLNQADTLSDNQRKTLQKLQCTHTLLIGSLEKDTLYPKD, from the coding sequence ATGCAAGCGTTGCTAAGCCAGCTCACCTCTTTATTCAGATTACATGAGACGTGCATCTGCATTACCGGAAGCGGAGGGAAAACCACCGCCCTGATTGCATTGGCCGACGTGTACGCACGCGAAGGCAAGAAGGTGTTGGTCTCCACCACCACAAAGCTTCAGCTTCCCGGTGAACGCGCCTATGGGTGTGACCACTATTTTTTTACGGATGAAGAGGTCCTCTCCCATACTCCCCAACAAGGCGAGAGGGTGTTCTTTGCCCTGAAAGGGGAATACAAGGCACTTGCTCCTGACCTGCAGACCCTTGGGCAGTTGCTTTGCCGGTATGACGCAGTGTTGCTGGAAGCCGATGGGGCCCGTAGGTGCAACCTGAAACTGCATACCGAACGAGACCCCGTCATCCCCTCTTTCGCAACCGCCACGCTCGCCGTTGCATCCCTGGCGGCTTGGGGAAAACCCCTTGATGAGGAGTGTTTCGGCTGTGAGGCACAGAAAAACCAACTTGTTGCCTACGATACCTATGCGTACTTGCTTGCTCACAGCCAGGGCATCTGCAAAGGGATGCAAGGCACTGCCGTCGTACTGCTCAACCAGGCAGACACCCTATCGGACAATCAGAGAAAAACTTTGCAGAAACTGCAATGCACGCATACACTTCTCATTGGATCACTTGAGAAAGACACCCTGTACCCTAAGGATTGA
- a CDS encoding response regulator transcription factor has translation MSTILVVEDDVDIRELERYALASNGYKVLEAENGKEAVSMLEQEDIDLVILDIMMPVMDGLSAIKAIRYTLQSSVPIIVVSAKGDESDIITALELGCDDYLTKPFSMNVLNSKIRAVLRRLSETNASSTVHHAGLLMDKEKHQCLLDGNEVELTATEFSLLYLLASTPEQVFTRNQMITKVKGSDYPVTDRSIDVQVATIRRKLGEYGQRIKTVWGIGYTYKES, from the coding sequence ATGAGTACCATACTAGTGGTTGAAGATGACGTGGATATCCGAGAATTGGAACGCTATGCACTTGCCAGCAACGGATACAAGGTCCTTGAGGCCGAGAACGGCAAGGAAGCTGTATCGATGCTGGAACAGGAAGACATCGATCTGGTCATCCTTGACATCATGATGCCGGTCATGGATGGGCTGTCCGCCATCAAGGCCATTCGCTATACCCTGCAAAGCAGTGTCCCCATCATCGTGGTCTCGGCCAAAGGGGACGAGAGTGACATCATCACCGCCCTTGAACTGGGCTGTGACGACTACCTTACCAAACCCTTCAGCATGAATGTCCTGAACAGTAAGATCCGGGCCGTCCTTCGCCGTCTCAGCGAGACGAATGCCAGCAGCACCGTACATCATGCCGGGCTGCTGATGGACAAGGAGAAACACCAGTGCCTGCTTGACGGCAACGAGGTGGAACTCACCGCCACCGAGTTTTCACTGCTCTATCTGCTCGCTTCAACCCCCGAGCAGGTGTTCACCCGCAACCAGATGATCACCAAGGTGAAAGGCAGCGACTATCCGGTAACCGACCGCAGCATCGATGTGCAGGTTGCCACCATCCGCCGCAAACTTGGGGAGTACGGACAGCGCATCAAGACGGTCTGGGGCATCGGCTACACCTACAAGGAGAGCTGA
- a CDS encoding acetate kinase, translated as MVILTLNCGSSSAKYQVYDWKNKDILAVGVVERIGLEYSTIEHKANGKEEYHAEFSSPTHKEAIELIIRMLLDEEYGVITDLKEIGAVGHRVLHGGEVFKKSELVTDEVIEQLKKVIPLGPLHMPANIMGIEAARKAMPDVPQAIILDTAWHQTMPEEAFMYAVPYEWYTKYNVRRYGFHGTSHLYCAKRAAVLLGKENKDTNVIICHIGNGASVCAVKNGVCVDTSMGLTPLEGLVMGSRSGDIDPAIIPYMMENTGMSAKEMDTALNKKSGLIGLCGKSDRRDVLKASQEGDKKAQLAIDMECRRIAKYIGGYATLLEGKVDAIVFTAGVGEMARHVRKGACQGLEVIGAHLDLHKNEVCFSRNGEFEINTDDSKVKILVIPTDEELVMTEDAFALMNGTYDVHTNFHYTFEEKDYVNKGRERDLKKNLAKNPELATILASKN; from the coding sequence ATGGTAATTTTGACCTTGAACTGTGGCAGTTCGTCTGCCAAGTACCAAGTCTATGACTGGAAGAACAAGGATATTCTCGCTGTCGGTGTTGTTGAGCGCATTGGCCTTGAATATTCCACCATCGAGCACAAAGCAAACGGAAAAGAGGAGTACCACGCAGAGTTCTCCTCACCCACGCACAAGGAAGCCATCGAGCTCATCATCAGGATGTTGCTGGATGAAGAGTACGGCGTGATCACCGACCTGAAGGAAATCGGGGCTGTCGGTCACCGGGTGCTCCATGGCGGCGAAGTCTTCAAGAAATCCGAGTTGGTAACCGATGAGGTCATCGAACAGCTGAAGAAGGTCATTCCCCTCGGCCCGCTGCACATGCCGGCCAACATCATGGGCATCGAAGCAGCCCGCAAGGCTATGCCCGATGTACCGCAGGCCATCATTCTCGATACCGCCTGGCACCAGACCATGCCCGAAGAAGCATTCATGTATGCAGTACCCTATGAGTGGTACACCAAGTACAACGTACGCAGATACGGCTTCCACGGAACCAGTCACCTCTACTGTGCAAAGCGCGCTGCGGTGTTGCTCGGCAAAGAGAACAAGGATACCAACGTCATCATCTGCCACATCGGCAACGGAGCTTCCGTCTGTGCCGTGAAAAACGGCGTATGCGTCGACACCTCCATGGGACTCACCCCGCTTGAGGGCTTGGTCATGGGATCAAGATCAGGCGACATCGACCCTGCCATCATTCCCTACATGATGGAAAATACCGGCATGAGCGCCAAAGAGATGGACACTGCCCTGAACAAGAAGAGCGGCTTGATCGGTCTGTGCGGCAAGAGCGACCGCCGCGACGTACTCAAGGCAAGCCAAGAGGGTGACAAGAAGGCCCAGCTCGCCATTGATATGGAGTGCAGGAGAATTGCAAAGTACATCGGAGGCTATGCCACCTTGCTTGAGGGAAAGGTTGACGCCATCGTCTTCACCGCAGGTGTCGGCGAAATGGCCCGCCACGTCCGCAAGGGTGCTTGCCAGGGACTCGAGGTCATCGGCGCCCACCTGGACCTCCACAAGAACGAAGTCTGTTTCAGCCGCAACGGTGAGTTTGAGATCAACACCGATGATTCAAAGGTCAAGATCCTGGTCATCCCCACTGATGAGGAACTGGTGATGACCGAGGATGCCTTCGCCCTGATGAACGGCACCTACGATGTCCATACCAACTTCCACTACACCTTTGAGGAAAAGGACTATGTCAACAAGGGTCGTGAGCGGGATCTGAAGAAGAATCTTGCAAAGAATCCTGAGCTTGCCACCATTCTTGCCAGCAAGAACTAA
- the murB gene encoding UDP-N-acetylmuramate dehydrogenase, with translation MPTNVRNSGEKINLDQLILRQVPLAQYSSIHTGGVADLTAYPSDFEELRELLCFAHEHDLPITVLGGGTNSLISDDGIEGLTIITSHLKRRHVQGEMFCVRCGLLLDRAIDLAIEDGLTGLELLGGLPGTVGGAIYGNSSAHGTSISDLLYYVDYMTFDGKLHRRQVHLDEFSYRNSPFSERRDIILYEAGFRLFPSTQTSEARKKKDEVKHRRKTNGQYDNPSIGSIFVNPEGLKAGALIEQCNLKGYSIGGAQISHRHANMIINSNGRATSTDVKELIEHIRSAVQQQFQITLVEEIQYLGRW, from the coding sequence ATGCCTACCAATGTACGCAATAGCGGTGAAAAAATCAACCTTGACCAACTGATCCTGAGGCAGGTTCCGCTTGCCCAGTATTCAAGCATCCATACCGGTGGAGTTGCCGATTTGACCGCCTATCCCTCCGATTTCGAGGAACTGCGTGAACTTTTGTGCTTTGCCCACGAACACGATCTTCCCATCACCGTCCTCGGTGGGGGCACCAACAGTCTGATCAGCGACGACGGCATCGAAGGGCTCACCATCATCACCAGTCACCTCAAGCGGCGTCATGTCCAAGGCGAGATGTTCTGCGTCCGTTGCGGCCTCTTGCTGGACCGGGCCATCGACCTTGCCATCGAGGATGGCCTTACCGGCCTTGAACTGCTTGGAGGACTGCCCGGAACCGTTGGGGGGGCCATTTACGGCAACAGCAGCGCTCACGGAACCAGCATCTCCGACCTGCTCTACTATGTGGACTACATGACCTTTGACGGCAAACTCCATCGCAGGCAAGTTCACCTGGATGAGTTCTCCTACCGCAACTCCCCGTTCTCCGAGAGGCGTGACATCATCCTCTATGAAGCTGGATTCCGGCTTTTCCCTTCAACCCAAACCAGTGAGGCGCGGAAAAAGAAGGATGAAGTCAAGCACAGACGCAAGACAAACGGCCAATATGACAACCCAAGCATCGGAAGCATCTTCGTCAATCCCGAAGGCCTGAAAGCCGGTGCCCTGATCGAACAATGCAACCTGAAGGGATACTCCATCGGAGGAGCCCAGATATCGCACCGCCACGCGAATATGATCATCAACTCAAACGGAAGGGCAACCAGCACTGATGTAAAAGAGCTGATCGAACACATCAGGAGCGCCGTACAGCAACAGTTCCAGATCACCTTGGTTGAGGAAATCCAGTATCTCGGCCGGTGGTGA
- the cysS gene encoding cysteine--tRNA ligase: MPVLLYNTMKRCVEEFVPLDDQQVGLYSCGPTVYNYAHIGNLRTFLFEDLLKRVLQLSGFTVNHVMNITDVGHLTGDGDDGEDKLERMAHKTNRTVWEIASYYTDAFFHDYDALNMIRPTTVCKATDHIQQMIDLIKRLEEGGHTYISGGNVYFSIDSIPDYGKLARLDLESLRTAVRDDVEADDNKRNSKDFVLWFTNSKHGEQAMMWPSPWGRGFPGWHIECSAMSMHYLGESFDIHCGGIDAIPVHHTNEIAQSEAATGKPWVKYWLHGEFLLDETGKMSKSKGEFLTLSLLQSKGFDPMDYRYFCLGGHYRSQLKFNFDSLATARTARSNVHDRVQNLLKEGARQVPLASPKALAHQQAFMEHIQNDLNTPRALADLWGVLKDDTLGYDEKYSLVLLFDQAFGLRLSEITVPEKETFPPEAEDLLLKRVQAKKEKNWALADSLRSELDAMGYLVKDTPSGSSLEKKM, encoded by the coding sequence ATGCCTGTCCTTCTCTATAACACCATGAAACGTTGTGTCGAGGAGTTTGTACCGCTGGATGACCAGCAGGTCGGTCTCTACTCCTGTGGCCCAACGGTCTACAACTATGCACATATCGGCAATCTCAGAACCTTCTTGTTTGAGGATTTGTTGAAGCGGGTGCTTCAGCTCAGCGGCTTTACCGTCAACCATGTCATGAACATCACCGATGTCGGCCACCTTACCGGTGACGGCGACGACGGGGAAGACAAGCTCGAGCGTATGGCCCATAAGACAAATCGTACTGTCTGGGAGATTGCCTCCTACTATACCGATGCTTTTTTCCATGATTACGATGCGCTGAACATGATCCGCCCAACGACGGTTTGCAAGGCAACCGACCACATCCAGCAGATGATCGACCTGATCAAGCGGTTGGAAGAGGGTGGGCATACCTACATCAGCGGAGGGAATGTGTACTTCAGCATCGATTCCATCCCCGACTACGGCAAGCTTGCCCGTCTGGATCTTGAGTCACTGCGCACTGCCGTGCGTGATGATGTCGAGGCTGACGACAACAAGCGCAACAGCAAGGATTTTGTGCTCTGGTTCACCAACAGCAAGCATGGCGAACAGGCCATGATGTGGCCTTCCCCGTGGGGCAGAGGGTTCCCGGGCTGGCATATTGAGTGCTCGGCGATGAGCATGCACTACCTTGGCGAATCGTTCGACATCCACTGCGGTGGTATCGATGCCATTCCCGTTCACCACACAAACGAGATTGCCCAGAGTGAGGCAGCTACCGGAAAACCCTGGGTCAAGTATTGGCTGCATGGGGAGTTCCTGCTTGATGAGACGGGCAAGATGAGCAAGAGCAAGGGAGAGTTTCTTACCCTCAGCCTGCTCCAGAGCAAAGGCTTCGATCCTATGGATTACCGGTATTTCTGCCTGGGGGGCCACTATCGCAGTCAGCTGAAGTTCAACTTCGACTCGCTTGCCACCGCCCGTACAGCACGCAGCAATGTCCATGATCGTGTCCAGAATCTTCTCAAGGAAGGGGCGAGACAGGTCCCGCTTGCCTCCCCGAAGGCTCTTGCCCATCAACAGGCCTTCATGGAACACATCCAGAATGACCTCAACACACCTCGGGCCCTTGCAGACTTGTGGGGCGTGCTCAAGGATGATACGCTCGGCTATGACGAAAAGTATTCGCTTGTTCTTCTGTTCGATCAGGCGTTCGGCCTGAGGCTGTCCGAGATTACGGTCCCTGAGAAAGAGACTTTCCCTCCTGAGGCCGAGGACTTGCTTCTGAAGCGAGTGCAGGCTAAAAAGGAGAAGAATTGGGCACTGGCAGACTCTTTGCGTTCGGAATTGGATGCAATGGGGTACCTGGTCAAAGACACACCCTCGGGAAGCTCTTTGGAAAAAAAGATGTAA
- a CDS encoding RNA polymerase sigma factor, translating to MEIQSNDERAFKQVYEEVFPILMRVVYHVTNNQDLAEEICQEAFIRFFDKGMEFATLDDAKYWLIRVSKNLAINQVKRKAREQGMVEKLKKMPANHSNTSDGSQVLMEKETRKLVQEAIDQLPEKFRLVIVMKEYTDMDYKQIAQVLHISESNVKVRVYRARKMLESILSQE from the coding sequence ATGGAAATACAGAGCAACGATGAGCGAGCGTTCAAGCAAGTATACGAGGAAGTATTCCCGATACTGATGCGCGTGGTGTACCACGTCACCAATAATCAGGATCTTGCCGAGGAGATTTGTCAGGAGGCTTTCATCCGGTTTTTTGACAAGGGGATGGAGTTTGCCACCCTGGATGATGCCAAGTACTGGCTGATTCGGGTGTCGAAAAATCTGGCCATCAACCAAGTGAAGCGGAAGGCCCGGGAGCAGGGCATGGTGGAGAAACTGAAAAAAATGCCTGCCAACCACTCCAACACTTCCGATGGATCGCAGGTACTGATGGAGAAAGAGACCCGCAAACTCGTTCAGGAGGCGATTGACCAGCTTCCCGAGAAGTTCCGTTTGGTCATCGTGATGAAAGAGTACACGGACATGGATTACAAACAGATTGCCCAGGTGCTGCATATTTCCGAGAGTAACGTTAAGGTACGAGTCTATCGGGCACGAAAAATGCTCGAGTCGATTCTCAGCCAGGAGTAG